Proteins encoded together in one Xiphophorus maculatus strain JP 163 A chromosome 13, X_maculatus-5.0-male, whole genome shotgun sequence window:
- the LOC102218576 gene encoding PR domain zinc finger protein 1-like isoform X1 → MKLESSLSDMSAWREVDFALNCTYIVPDQVSDPSFSLPKAMTSIPRNLTFDYSADNEVTGVFSKEYIPQGTRFGPLQGDLYTKDSVPKEANRKYFWRIYSGGQLQHFIDGYDVQKSNWMRYVNPARCLAEQNLVACQNGRDVYFYTIRPVEPKQELLVWYSQEFAQRLCSQQGDLRHKHSDEEHPKQHLPQQTFLQGRTKEEVKEQLEDGEEKIDVEMLERDTPPDTPDDQIMDFSRKMDREEDPEGRGVIPSPQPDRREALLGLNHPYLSDHHPSLPAPHRGLPLHLHGLYGHREGLVSSYPPLYSHSRHLQPPYQFLPPYGPHYPRLVLPPYSPPFPSVIPSRGSLRYSSYLGTDGVPYPPIAPPNLLPVSLPYAPSSQGGLKELTPNVSPPRGAPATPELSPPAKPDSYHPSPEQSPSSCEEAMNLSLALNKSSTAPRNGPGHKSLPYPLKKQNGKIKYECNICSKTFGQLSNLKVHLRVHSGERPFQCHLCKKSFTQLAHLQKHHLVHTGEKPHECQVCHKRFSSTSNLKTHLRLHSGEKPYQCKLCNTKFTQYIHLKLHRRLHSSRDRPYRCALCSQTFFHRFSLFVHQRSCCLANSACPVNVHMKEMVERFDASQEADTLTETASTSQVGEAVEHWLARTLEGEGKEDQKEATVLLKALTAAINAPVTPMVPSAVPVSHHSPTLGFQERASVVHLHRRPTVKTEGQ, encoded by the exons GTGACAGGTGTGTTCAGCAAGGAGTACATTCCTCAGGGAACTCGCTTTGGCCCCCTGCAGGGAGACCTCTACACCAAAGACAGCGTACCAAAGGAGGCCAACAGGAAGTACTTCTGGAGG atTTACAGCGGCGGTCAGCTTCAACACTTCATCGACGGCTATGATGTCCAAAAGAGCAACTGGATGCGTTACGTGAACCCGGCGCGCTGCCTGGCCGAGCAGaacctggtggcctgccagaaCGGCCGAGACGTCTACTTCTACACCATCCGGCCCGTGGAGCCCAAGCAGGAGCTGCTGGTGTGGTACAGCCAGGAGTTTGCTCAGAGACTCTGCAGCCAGCAGGGTGACCTCCGACACA AGCACAGCGATGAAGAGCATCCCAAACAGCATCTACCTCAACAGACATTTCTTCAGGGCAGAACgaaggaggaggtgaaggagcagCTTGAAGACGGTGAGGAGAAGATTGACGTGGAGATGTTGGAGAGAGACACTCCTCCTGACACGCCTGACGATCAGATCATGGACTTCAGCAGAAAGATGGACAGGGAGGAAGATCCAGAAGGCCGAGGCGTCATTCCCTCCCCTCAGCCCGACCGCAGGGAAGCCCTGCTGGGCTTGAATCACCCCTACCTATCCGACCACCACCCCTCTCTGCCTGCTCCACACCGAGGTCTCCCGCTTCACCTCCATGGCCTCTACGGCCACAGGGAGGGCCTGGTCTCCTCTTACCCGCCGCTCTACTCCCACTCCAGACATCTTCAGCCTCCTTACCAGTTCCTCCCACCGTACGGTCCTCACTATCCTCGCCTCGTCCTCCCTCCCTACTCCCCTCCCTTCCCCAGCGTCATTCCTTCACGAGGATCCCTCCGGTACAGCAGCTACCTGGGCACTGACGGAGTGCCGTACCCCCCCATCGCTCCACCCAACCTGCTCCCAGTGTCCCTGCCATACGCTCCGTCGTCTCAAGGAGGCCTGAAAGAATTAACCCCAAACGTTTCACCACCAAGAGGCGCTCCAGCCACCCCGGAGCTGTCGCCGCCTGCCAAACCTGACAGCTATCATCCCTCTCCGGAGCAGTCTCCCTCCAGCTGTGAGGAGGCCATGAACCTCAGCCTGGCTTTGAACAAGAGCAGCACAGCGCCGCGGAACGGACCCGGACACAAATCCCTGCCCTACCCCCTGAAGAAGCAGAACGGAAAGATTAAATACGAATGTAACATCTGCTCCAAAACCTTCGGACAGCTCTCCAACCTAAAG GTCCACCTCCGAGTGCACAGCGGTGAGAGACCCTTCCAGTGTCATTTGTGCAAGAAGAGTTTCACCCAGCTGGCCCACCTCCAGAAACATCACCTGGTCCACACCGGAGAGAAGCCCCATGAATGCCAG GTGTGCCACAAACGCTTCAGCAGCACCAGCAACTTGAAAACACACCTGCGACTGCACTCAGGGGAGAAACCTTATCAGTGCAAATTATGCAACACCAAGTTCACCCAGTACATCCACCTGAAGCTGCACCGGCGCCTCCACAGCAGCCGCGACCGGCCCTACCGCTGCGCGCTCTGCTCACAGACCTTCTTCCACCGATTCAGCCTCTTCGTCCACCAGCGCAGCTGCTGCCTGGCTAACTCCGCCTGTCCTGTCAACGTGCACATGAAGGAGATGGTGGAGCGCTTCGACGCCAGCCAGGAGGCAGACACGCTCACAGAAACCGCCTCCACCTCTCAGGTAGGGGAAGCTGTGGAGCACTGGCTGGCCCGTACGCTGGAAGGAGAGGGGAAGGAGGACCAGAAGGAGGCCACGGTTCTGCTGAAAGCCCTGACCGCCGCCATCAACGCACCGGTAACACCCATGGTCCCGTCGGCGGTGCCAGTGTCACACCACAGCCCTACTTTGGGCTTCCAGGAGCGGGCCAGCGTGGTTCACCTCCACAGACGGCCAACAGTAAAAACGGAGGGACAGTGA
- the LOC102218576 gene encoding PR domain zinc finger protein 1-like isoform X2, with translation MAEIYSGGQLQHFIDGYDVQKSNWMRYVNPARCLAEQNLVACQNGRDVYFYTIRPVEPKQELLVWYSQEFAQRLCSQQGDLRHKHSDEEHPKQHLPQQTFLQGRTKEEVKEQLEDGEEKIDVEMLERDTPPDTPDDQIMDFSRKMDREEDPEGRGVIPSPQPDRREALLGLNHPYLSDHHPSLPAPHRGLPLHLHGLYGHREGLVSSYPPLYSHSRHLQPPYQFLPPYGPHYPRLVLPPYSPPFPSVIPSRGSLRYSSYLGTDGVPYPPIAPPNLLPVSLPYAPSSQGGLKELTPNVSPPRGAPATPELSPPAKPDSYHPSPEQSPSSCEEAMNLSLALNKSSTAPRNGPGHKSLPYPLKKQNGKIKYECNICSKTFGQLSNLKVHLRVHSGERPFQCHLCKKSFTQLAHLQKHHLVHTGEKPHECQVCHKRFSSTSNLKTHLRLHSGEKPYQCKLCNTKFTQYIHLKLHRRLHSSRDRPYRCALCSQTFFHRFSLFVHQRSCCLANSACPVNVHMKEMVERFDASQEADTLTETASTSQVGEAVEHWLARTLEGEGKEDQKEATVLLKALTAAINAPVTPMVPSAVPVSHHSPTLGFQERASVVHLHRRPTVKTEGQ, from the exons ATGGCAGAG atTTACAGCGGCGGTCAGCTTCAACACTTCATCGACGGCTATGATGTCCAAAAGAGCAACTGGATGCGTTACGTGAACCCGGCGCGCTGCCTGGCCGAGCAGaacctggtggcctgccagaaCGGCCGAGACGTCTACTTCTACACCATCCGGCCCGTGGAGCCCAAGCAGGAGCTGCTGGTGTGGTACAGCCAGGAGTTTGCTCAGAGACTCTGCAGCCAGCAGGGTGACCTCCGACACA AGCACAGCGATGAAGAGCATCCCAAACAGCATCTACCTCAACAGACATTTCTTCAGGGCAGAACgaaggaggaggtgaaggagcagCTTGAAGACGGTGAGGAGAAGATTGACGTGGAGATGTTGGAGAGAGACACTCCTCCTGACACGCCTGACGATCAGATCATGGACTTCAGCAGAAAGATGGACAGGGAGGAAGATCCAGAAGGCCGAGGCGTCATTCCCTCCCCTCAGCCCGACCGCAGGGAAGCCCTGCTGGGCTTGAATCACCCCTACCTATCCGACCACCACCCCTCTCTGCCTGCTCCACACCGAGGTCTCCCGCTTCACCTCCATGGCCTCTACGGCCACAGGGAGGGCCTGGTCTCCTCTTACCCGCCGCTCTACTCCCACTCCAGACATCTTCAGCCTCCTTACCAGTTCCTCCCACCGTACGGTCCTCACTATCCTCGCCTCGTCCTCCCTCCCTACTCCCCTCCCTTCCCCAGCGTCATTCCTTCACGAGGATCCCTCCGGTACAGCAGCTACCTGGGCACTGACGGAGTGCCGTACCCCCCCATCGCTCCACCCAACCTGCTCCCAGTGTCCCTGCCATACGCTCCGTCGTCTCAAGGAGGCCTGAAAGAATTAACCCCAAACGTTTCACCACCAAGAGGCGCTCCAGCCACCCCGGAGCTGTCGCCGCCTGCCAAACCTGACAGCTATCATCCCTCTCCGGAGCAGTCTCCCTCCAGCTGTGAGGAGGCCATGAACCTCAGCCTGGCTTTGAACAAGAGCAGCACAGCGCCGCGGAACGGACCCGGACACAAATCCCTGCCCTACCCCCTGAAGAAGCAGAACGGAAAGATTAAATACGAATGTAACATCTGCTCCAAAACCTTCGGACAGCTCTCCAACCTAAAG GTCCACCTCCGAGTGCACAGCGGTGAGAGACCCTTCCAGTGTCATTTGTGCAAGAAGAGTTTCACCCAGCTGGCCCACCTCCAGAAACATCACCTGGTCCACACCGGAGAGAAGCCCCATGAATGCCAG GTGTGCCACAAACGCTTCAGCAGCACCAGCAACTTGAAAACACACCTGCGACTGCACTCAGGGGAGAAACCTTATCAGTGCAAATTATGCAACACCAAGTTCACCCAGTACATCCACCTGAAGCTGCACCGGCGCCTCCACAGCAGCCGCGACCGGCCCTACCGCTGCGCGCTCTGCTCACAGACCTTCTTCCACCGATTCAGCCTCTTCGTCCACCAGCGCAGCTGCTGCCTGGCTAACTCCGCCTGTCCTGTCAACGTGCACATGAAGGAGATGGTGGAGCGCTTCGACGCCAGCCAGGAGGCAGACACGCTCACAGAAACCGCCTCCACCTCTCAGGTAGGGGAAGCTGTGGAGCACTGGCTGGCCCGTACGCTGGAAGGAGAGGGGAAGGAGGACCAGAAGGAGGCCACGGTTCTGCTGAAAGCCCTGACCGCCGCCATCAACGCACCGGTAACACCCATGGTCCCGTCGGCGGTGCCAGTGTCACACCACAGCCCTACTTTGGGCTTCCAGGAGCGGGCCAGCGTGGTTCACCTCCACAGACGGCCAACAGTAAAAACGGAGGGACAGTGA